In Halodesulfovibrio sp. MK-HDV, a single window of DNA contains:
- a CDS encoding cytochrome c3 family protein gives MKKLCIICLLCICAIATVAFAEEAVTSGPDDIVINRVEGNSDRDLSVTFNHSSHEGYSCNTCHHKWKDPEAKPKFSAPVKDTVPPKGCVSCHSITTMDESNKWRSYFRAMHKKGVRPSCLSCHIEEFGNDKEMTGCYESACHPDGIY, from the coding sequence ATGAAAAAGTTATGTATCATTTGTCTGCTTTGTATCTGTGCAATCGCTACCGTTGCCTTTGCAGAAGAAGCAGTAACATCTGGGCCGGACGATATAGTCATCAACCGTGTTGAAGGTAATAGCGATCGCGATTTGTCCGTTACATTCAACCATTCCAGCCACGAAGGGTACTCATGTAATACATGTCACCACAAATGGAAGGATCCAGAAGCAAAGCCTAAGTTTAGTGCTCCAGTAAAAGATACCGTGCCGCCAAAAGGTTGCGTGTCTTGTCATAGCATTACAACAATGGATGAGAGCAACAAATGGCGCTCCTATTTCCGCGCTATGCACAAAAAAGGTGTTCGTCCTTCCTGTCTTTCCTGTCATATCGAAGAGTTCGGTAACGACAAGGAAATGACCGGCTGTTACGAGTCTGCATGTCATCCGGATGGCATTTACTAA
- a CDS encoding 4Fe-4S dicluster domain-containing protein has product MTKGKAFFVDLTLCTACRGCQVACKQWKDLPAEQTRNVGSHQNPQDLSAKTIRLVRFNEVKEDGKLKWLFFPEQCRHCIEPPCKDIGNMYAKGAVKQDPVTGAVIMTNKTAGINRLESWELCPYNVPRRDEESGIWNKCDMCINRVTKGMLPACVKSCPTGTMNFGDHDEMLAMAKARLAEVQKTNPDAYLADPEHVRVIYLCESAPENYHDKLVASAAQHENMVAAAPKAKTVTRRGMFKSVLGENKNA; this is encoded by the coding sequence ATGACTAAAGGTAAAGCTTTTTTTGTAGACCTTACCCTGTGTACTGCATGTCGTGGTTGTCAGGTTGCTTGTAAGCAGTGGAAAGACCTGCCGGCAGAACAAACCCGTAACGTGGGCTCTCACCAGAACCCGCAGGATTTGTCTGCAAAAACTATCCGTCTTGTCCGCTTCAATGAAGTGAAAGAAGACGGCAAGCTCAAGTGGCTTTTCTTTCCAGAACAGTGTCGTCATTGCATTGAACCGCCATGTAAAGATATTGGCAACATGTATGCAAAAGGTGCTGTAAAGCAGGATCCTGTTACCGGCGCTGTCATTATGACAAACAAAACCGCTGGTATTAATCGTCTTGAAAGCTGGGAGCTCTGCCCGTACAACGTTCCGCGTCGTGATGAAGAGAGCGGCATCTGGAACAAGTGCGATATGTGCATTAACCGCGTGACGAAAGGTATGCTTCCTGCCTGTGTGAAAAGCTGTCCGACTGGCACCATGAATTTTGGTGACCATGACGAAATGCTCGCAATGGCAAAAGCGCGTCTTGCTGAAGTTCAAAAAACTAATCCGGACGCATATCTTGCAGATCCTGAACACGTTCGCGTGATCTACCTCTGTGAATCAGCACCGGAAAACTACCATGACAAGCTTGTTGCATCAGCAGCACAGCACGAAAACATGGTAGCAGCAGCGCCAAAAGCGAAAACCGTAACCCGCCGTGGTATGTTTAAAAGCGTACTCGGTGAAAACAAAAACGCATAA